From Amycolatopsis sp. WQ 127309:
ACCGGCCGGATGCCGGTGGTGCGGCGGAAGACCCAGGCGATCTCGAGGAGGTTCGGCACCAGGTAGCCGGCCACGCCGAACCAGAGCACGGGCGTGGTGACGGTGTCCGCGGCCCACACCACCTGCACGAACAGCGCCAGCCGGAACACGACCGGGATCAGCACGAGCCGCGGTACGGCGCCCTGGACCAGCGAAAGCCCGGGCCCGAAGCGCCCGCTCACGCCGGCGAGCGCCCCCGCGCCGCCGAGCAGTACAACCCTCACGACGTCCCTCCCGCGACCGAGGCCCCTACCCCGATCAGCCGACCTGAAATGGAAACGTCGCCGTATTCATTTCAGTTTACCGACGGGGCTCAGCTTGCCTCTCGCACCGCGAGCCTGTCAACGCCCGGGGCGTGGCTGAAACCCGGTTGGCGGCACGGATTTCGCATCGGGAACGGCTAGCGGCCGACGATCGCGGCCGCGTCCTCGCGCCGTCGCGACCGGCGGGCGGCCAGCGCGGCGGGCAGGATCAGGGCCGCCACGAGCGCGACGAACACGAAGGCCACGCTGTAGCCGCTCACCTGCGCGATGCCGCCGATGACCGGCGGACCGCCGAGGAAACCGGTGTAGGCGATGGCCGAGACGAAGCCGATCTCACGCTCACCGCCGGTGCCGTCCCCGCGCTTCCCGGCGTCACCCGCGAGGCTCAGCGCGAGCGGGAACGACGCGGCGAGCCCGGCCCCGGCGAGCGCGAACCCGAGGTAACCCACCGCGGCGACGGGCACGGTGGCCGTCGCGAGCAGCCCGATCGCGGCGAGCGCGGACCCCACGACGAGGCAGCGCGTCGGGCCGAAGCGGCGTTGCGCCCACGCCCCCGCGAGCCGGGACAGGGCCATGACCAGCTGGAACCCGGCGAACGCCAGCGCCGCGGCGCCCGGGCCGACCCCGCGTTCGGCCGTCATCAGCAACGCGGACCAGTCCGACGAGGCGCCCTCGGCGATGGCCGAGCACAGCGCGACCGCGGCGAGCAGCCACAGCACCGGACGCCGGATGGGCGCCCGGCCCGGTGCGGCGTCTTTCGCCTGCTCGGGCCGGCTGCCGGGGACAGCGCGGACCACGACCAGCAGCACCAGCACAGCGACGATCGCGGCGACGGTCAGGTGACGCGCCGGCGACCAGCCGTGCCCGGCGGCGAGGCCCGCGGCCAGCGACCCGGCGAGCGCGCCGAAGCTGAACCCGGCGTGGAACACCGGCATGATCGCCACGCCGACGCGCCGTTCGACGGCGACCGCGGCGACGTTCATCGCGACGTCGAGCAGCCCGACGCTGACCCCGATCACGAGCAGCGCACCGGCCAGCAGCGGCACGTCCGGCGCGTACCCGATCAGCACCAGCGAGCCGGCGGCGAGCACGGTGCTCCCGGCGACGACCGCCCGGGCGCCGACCCGTTCGACAAGCCGCCCGGCAACGGACGCGGCGGCGAGCATGCCGACGCTGGCGCCCAGCAGCGCGAGCCCGAAAACCCCTGGTGAGGCGTGCACGTGCGCGGACAGGGCGGGCGTGCGCGAGGCCCAGGAGCCCAGGGCCAGCCCGTTGAGCGCGAACACGGTGAACACCGCGACCCGATCCCGCATCGGACCCCCTTTCTTGCCTCAGCGTGACTGAAGCGCCTCGGTCACGCTGAGGCAAGAAGGCTGCGCCGAGGACCGGGCGGCCCCGCCGAAGTGCCGGTGGAGCTGGTGATCCGCGCCAGCACAGCGCGCGCCTAGCACTGCCACGCCTGTTGATCAAGACCATTCGCGGATCTGTGGACAACCATTCTCGTTTCCGTCCGTTGTCCACAGATTCAAAAGTGCGTACTGACAACTCCCCGCAAACCCG
This genomic window contains:
- a CDS encoding MFS transporter translates to MRDRVAVFTVFALNGLALGSWASRTPALSAHVHASPGVFGLALLGASVGMLAAASVAGRLVERVGARAVVAGSTVLAAGSLVLIGYAPDVPLLAGALLVIGVSVGLLDVAMNVAAVAVERRVGVAIMPVFHAGFSFGALAGSLAAGLAAGHGWSPARHLTVAAIVAVLVLLVVVRAVPGSRPEQAKDAAPGRAPIRRPVLWLLAAVALCSAIAEGASSDWSALLMTAERGVGPGAAALAFAGFQLVMALSRLAGAWAQRRFGPTRCLVVGSALAAIGLLATATVPVAAVGYLGFALAGAGLAASFPLALSLAGDAGKRGDGTGGEREIGFVSAIAYTGFLGGPPVIGGIAQVSGYSVAFVFVALVAALILPAALAARRSRRREDAAAIVGR